Part of the Caloramator mitchellensis genome, CTTTTAAATATTCAAGATGATACCATTCTTCAAGATCAAGTGTTAAAAAATATTTTTTCATATCAATCTCTTCCCTTTTGCTCTAAATTCTTTACCTTGTTCTGCATTTGGCCATGTAAAGTATCTACCTTCAGAAGCATTATTTGGTCTTCTTTTTAAACTTCCACTTTCTAGTTCTTTTATAACCCTAACCATTAATTCTCCTCCGACTTTTTTTGTTCTTTTCATAAGTTCAAACATTGATTTACAATCGCCTATATAAATTTTATCTTGGGCTACTATATCGCCATCATCTATTTTTTCTGACATATAATGAACAGTTGCTCCGCCATATTCTTCTTTATTGTATAAATACCAAAAACTTGGCATGCATCCCCTATAATCTGGTAGTAAACTTCCATGAACATTTAAAATCCCATACTTAGGGAACGATAATAATGGTTCTTTGATAACTTGAGGAGCTGAAAAAGAAAGAATTACATCAGGGTTTAATTCTTTAACCACATTAAAAAAATCTTTACTATTTGAATCATGAATAACTTTAAATGGTATATTATTCTTTTTAGCTATATGTTCTACACCACATAATCCATCATATAATTTATAACTAAATAGCTTGTCTAATCTACCTGCTAAGGAGCGTAATATTGTAAATATTCCCAACTTTGCAACTTGATAAAGACCAAACCATTTTATAAAATCTGATAATTTATTTTGAAGTGAACTTTTGCAATCAACATTAACAATTTCAAGAACTTCAGAATTATCTATTATTTTTTGTATATTATTAGGAATAAAAAATCTATCTTGTTGTGTCAATATTATTACCTTAAGCATTACACTCTTCTCCATTCTCAATTAGTTCTTGCCATTTAATCTTTTGTATTTCTTCAAGTTTAGCTGTTCTAATTAGTCAATATTTAAACTTCAAAAATTCTCCTTTACTCCACTACCTCTTGTGCAGCTGCAACTTCATCCGATGCTGTTTTGTGATTGCCTTGTAATGCTCCAGTTCCGCCTTCTACAACTCCATTTCTTTTCAGGACGTATACAATTGTTTTAAAGAATATTTTTATATCCATTTTAATACCGAAATTTTTTGTATATTCGCCATCTAATTTTG contains:
- a CDS encoding methionyl-tRNA formyltransferase gives rise to the protein MLKVIILTQQDRFFIPNNIQKIIDNSEVLEIVNVDCKSSLQNKLSDFIKWFGLYQVAKLGIFTILRSLAGRLDKLFSYKLYDGLCGVEHIAKKNNIPFKVIHDSNSKDFFNVVKELNPDVILSFSAPQVIKEPLLSFPKYGILNVHGSLLPDYRGCMPSFWYLYNKEEYGGATVHYMSEKIDDGDIVAQDKIYIGDCKSMFELMKRTKKVGGELMVRVIKELESGSLKRRPNNASEGRYFTWPNAEQGKEFRAKGKRLI